The Diabrotica undecimpunctata isolate CICGRU chromosome 3, icDiaUnde3, whole genome shotgun sequence genome includes the window ATATTATTTCTTCATTATCTGTTAAAATGGAATTCCGGCATCGTTTTATATATATCAAAAGTTAAGATCTCGTAATGCTTTTCGTAATAATTCACGGCTGATTTTAGGAAAATTATCGATTTTGCCTATTTTAGGAAATACAGATTTGAAATTTCTAGCcctattctaaaaaaaaataatgtacagTTCTGCGGAGGATATTTTTTTAGGCTTCATCCAACTTAACATGGTGAACTTATACCATTGGTTATatccatttttattataaaaactagaAAACGCCAGGTTTTTATTGTACCGAAAAGATACAATACATATACAATGTAAACGTGGATAAGTACCTAAATATTGCTCAGATTGTTCCAATTGTACATATACCTATAGTAACatgaaattataaataatatttaaatataaattataataatatataattatatttttataatttataacataaattataaaaataaacaataatttagaaaataaagCCACATGAAGGGGCTTAAAATATATAGGCCTTTACTTGCCCTTTTATGACTCATAATTTAATGTCATACAAGGTCACCTGGGTCACagaatactgttacgataaatatgactcataccCTAAGTTGTAAACATCTTTTTCTAACAAGTACTTTTTAATAGGTAATATCCACGGGTCCCTTCCTCTAAAACATGTCTGGCTTCCATGGAATTCGAGAAGGTTCAGGAAGGGTCACCGGCCGATTCTAGGGAACTCCAGATAAcggttattaaatttatatagagAACATTTTATTGTAAACCGTTAGTCTAAAAAGAATAATTGTATCGAGTCGAGTTTGAATTGTAACGCGGGAAATAAATgtagtaaataaattatataaattagaatagtGTCAGTGGAAAATAAATTAGTGTaagattatatataaattaaataaataaagactctaataaactaagtgttagaacattttataataaataaagttaataaattagatttataaaaatagttcaaTAGGAATTCAATTGTTATTTGTTTTGTGCCTGGGTTGTCCTCTCTTTTCATCGCTTAAGAACCTTGAGTCATACAAAACATATAGACATATAACAATCAAACAAACAAACAGATCAATGCTACAGATCTTATATCTCCAACATTGAGGAATATATTCACTTAGActcaaaacaattttaaattttagaacCATATAAGCTCTTTGAATAAAAGCCACGGAATTCCAAATGTCATGCATTTTAATGACTAGTTAGCTGAATTTAGTGAGGAAATAGCAAACTTGTTTGCGAGCCATTTCTCTAGTATCTATCGCTTAGACAAAGTTAATTTAAGTAActtcaattttaaagtaaaaaattctGTTGACATTGCATTTATCCAATTTAAACTTTCTGAAGTCTTTGAGTCTATAAATGGTCTAAAGGATAAACTGAGTTTTGCCCCTGATAATATTCCTACATATTTCTAAAAAAGATGTGTCTACAGTCTATCCAAACCTTTacatgtattatttaatttatcttttAGACTACACACCACACCACACCTATTATTATTTAATACTTAGTTTTCGTGTGTACTTGTATTATGTtagcatattttatttttgttaaattttgtaaaatggggacatcccgtaaataaataaataatatacacatTGTATGCTATTATATAAGTCTATGATACAAAATCGAGTAAAGATCGCCACATCCATTGCAAAATCGcatattttaaattgtttcttACTCTGTGGCTCCTCTGGTTTTAAATTCTGTATCCGGATCTGTGTCAATatcaaattttaaatatattctaaCTTTACTGCACTATGACTCCAAATGAAAAAGAAGTACTTAACCTAACCTACTATTTAATAACCTTAAccaaactttttaaaaatgtcaGAAAAGGGCGACAGTGATGAGGACTTACCACAATTATCAGCAGAAACATTTGCTGCCCTACAAGAATTTTATAGAGAAGAAGAGGAAAGAGAACATAATATCAATTTACTAATCGATCAAAAAGATGTCACGCTTAAAGAAGATTGGGTAAAACGTCTTTAAATATagtaaattaacttgaactaACAGGAACTTTTAATTTTTAGCAACTTAGTCAATTTTGGTACAATCAGGATACTATTGATAGTCTAGTAAAATTGACATTAAAATCTGTTGGAGATAATGCAAAGATAGCTCTTATTTCCTGCCCTTCTTTATATAAAACTATGAAAAAAGTGGGAAAAGGCTGTGAAAGTaagattatatttaaattaaagttaattttgCTATGTCATACATCATATATTGAATTGATGGGCCATTGCTATAATAGATCATACCTGCAAACTTTCATATTTTAAGTTACAGTATAAGGGGATAGAATGTGTGCATACTTCTATTGGCTTTGTTGGCTAAGTCCACTATTTTTACCTGAAATTAATCAAGTAATATTCCTTGTAATTAGTAATTAAGTAATTACTACTTTAATGGGAATAAGACACAATTGAAggataaaataagtttattgatgtttcaatttccacttcagaaatcgttcttgATTATTTAggttaaattaaattagaatttGTGCACAGTATACTTTAAAAGTACATACTTTGTGGAGTACCGGTTGAGTTATTAGCAACACTGTTTTATAAATTCCCTGTACCTCACCATTTGCTGATTCAACTGCCCGGAGCTCTGTTTGAATTTACTGCTTAGCAGAAAATTCAAACAGATTATGAAAAAGTACTATATGCACAGTGACATAATATAAGTGATAACATTAGcacaaataaaaattatcataaactaaaattatataagtatcatttaatatataaattatctTTTCAGTTACGCTTTATGAATATGATAAAAGGTTCTCTGCATATGGAGCAGATTATTTATTCTATGACTACAAATCACCTTTAAGTATACCTCGAGACAAATCGGATTATTATGATATAGTGTTAGCTGATCCTCCATTCCTTTCTGATGAATGCCTCACAAAAACTGCTCTTACTATAAGATTCTTAACCAAAAGCAAAATAGTGCTATGTACAGGTAAGTAATGCAGTATGTATtaaatggtttaaaaaaattaaaatttcatcttTTAGGTGCAGTAATGGAAGATTTACTTAAGAGACTTCTGGATTTAAGGAAAACCAGTTTTGAACCCAAGCATGAAAATAATCTAGCAAATGAATTCTGTTGTTTtacaaattttgatttggatTCACTTTTATAACATTTCATAAAATTAATGCTCAAATTGCAAAGCAAAGTTTATATATACAGGTATAGAAAAATAGATTTGTTAGTTTTTGATAACTTATTATTAACATTTATCAACACaattacaaaatatgaaatacaagtATTATGTAAATATGTGAGATTCTTTAGTTGATTCATATAGATAAGTTTATAGAAATTTGCTGATCATTGAAGATCTGTCCCAAATATTGTATGTGGACATACCCAAGCTTataataaacgaaaaaaaaaaaaacattttattaagtTTGAAAACAATATCTTGTTTTTATGTTAAATCAGTGacaaatatgttaatatgtctTTTTGGTAATACCTATAATTATATAACTTATGTTGCTACAATTTGCTTTCAATCAATATACAATTCACAAGGAAACTGAgttctgtagctggctgtataccatgtatcacaaaaatttatttaaaaattcctttataaaaagtatatatttattatatacctttataTATTAAGTATACTTATACATACACATATACTTagtatataccttttataaaggaatttttaaataaatttttcaatatacCATTGTTTATATATTTCCTCAACAATGTCTTAACACAATGTTATACACAAACCAATGTTCTATGTCTAATAGAATTTTCTTTATtgcgtaaaaatataaaaaaagtgtCCAATATggaactttttaattaaaatagtcTAGATAAAATATTTCCATACCTGTATATAATTGATATTGCTACAGCATAGTTGTTATATTATTGTATAACTACACAGTTAAGTTACTTTTTgtgatttaaaatatataaaatatcactgtttctaatatatttttatgttttacaagattacaattttttaaataaaaccccAATTTAACTTTTCTAAATTTTATTTTGATGATATGTTTAGCATGAAAtgtatttgtatttaaaaaataagcATACAGCAATTTCGAACATATTTGAATAGCAAAAgttttaacaatatataaacatttagaaGTTTACAGTGCAACAAAGGCAGTTATGGATAAAGCCTGAATAAATGCTAAAAATACATTTACATTATAACAAAGTTAtcattttaatttgataaaatatatcaatgcCGTGAAAATATCTTTCTATCTACTAAGCCAGATCTTGCAGCAACTCTaaataatattgatataattCATGATTTTAACtttatatcttttaaaaattgtaataaaaatataatttcaatattGAAGGTATGcttaatagaataaaatatttctttttgttcAATTATCCAAAAATGATTTATTATTAGTATATTGAGGAACATACACCATTAGAACCGCCTTTAATAAAAGAAGTACGGAACATGataaaacatcaaaaaaaaaCTCCAAGAAGTGGTGGTATATGTGCAGAATTTATCAAATGTGGGGGCGATAGTCTTACTAATCATATAGATTCAATCATAGTAAGGtttggaatgaggaacaaatcccggaAGAGTGGTGTACAGGAATTGTTTGTCCATTCACAAATGTTGATCACAAAAAGGGTGATTTATTGGAATGCAGAAACTATAGGGGTGTAATTGTCACTGTTAACACagtatacaaaatttttttaagtgtgcCTAAGTGGGTGTTCAGAGgcgcttcttggcgaatatcaaaatGATTTTAGGTCTGATCGATCAGCAACAAACCAGATTTTTGTGCCGAGGCAATACTGAAAAAGCCAATATCGGTACCTACCACCTCTTCATACATTTAAATGATATGATAGTGTTCTAGGAAGGAAATTGTATTAAGTCATATGGACGAATTTTACATTCTCGATAAACAAATAAAGCTGGTAagggctacaatgcgtaaagttgtttgcaaagtagAAATACAGAGTGAAAAATCACAACCATTTGAAACGATGTCGGACTGCGGCAGGAAGACGCACTGACGTGCCTCCTTTTCAACAAAGTCTTAGAGACGCCAGAATTGGAAGCTATGCTTCCAATAAGGAAAATACCCAAATGATCATCAACAACACAACCAGAAGTATCGGACCCTCAATTCACTTTTAATAACTCTAGCTTTGAAGTGATGGGGACATTCACATAGTGGGGCTTCCTGATTATGTTACAGCCGCAGCCAGTGAGTAGACAAAGAGGTAGACCAAAACTAAGATGGAAGAAATGTGTAAATATAGATGCTAAAAAATAGGTGCAGCAAACTAGTAATTCATAGGGttgactggcgaaatagacttaAGAAGGTCAATGCTCTTCTGTAGGGCTGTAGTATCAATGAACATAGTAAAATGCAATAGTATACGATTAGATCTtcgttattttttataaataaaagccAACGtcaaaaaattactattttctGTCCTGGaatttttcaatataataagtctCGAGATTTGAATATCTTGGAACTATCGTGCTATGGAAAACTTACAAGAGAGCATTCGAAATCAGGCAAACAAAGTGTCTTACGTGTCAGGATGCCTGAGGAATATAATCTGGAGAAATAAAGGTAGGTCGGAAGGGAAAGTACGTATATATAAATCGTGTGTAAAACCGATAGTGACTTACGCAATAGAAACAAGAGTCGACACAGTGGAAAGCATAAGAATATTAAGGACATTAGACATGAGAACGTTGATAGATCTGTTAACGTTAAAAGATCTTTAGCATTCTTCAAAatacccacatttcgaaggcttcttaGCATTCAGACCATTTAGGTTGCCAATAACCATAAGACTGGTGCCATAAGGTGATGAGTCCTCattaattaccaaaaaaaaatgcaCTGCGAAGGAGTAAGTAGGAAATCGTTTAAGCAAtctaaaaatattgattaactgTTGTGGAAAATAGTAGTATGAGATGACTGTGTTAGAAATATATCAAAGCTATGTTGAGTTTGTTGTATATATTTTTGCGGTTGATAAACATTGGCTTCATCAAGTATATAATATAAGTTAAATCTGTGTGCTGGCACACAAATCTGTCAATATCTAACcaaaatttattctttatttaaaatcGCAAatcattcaatatttttttaatttatataattacaGTAATTTTTACTGTCCTTTGTTGTATTAAAATTTAGAGTTACTATGTTGATCGAATCAAAGTACTAGGCATGTAGTATTTTGTGTAAatacttattttaatattttgattgaaATATCAGTTTCAAAAAATTatgaatttgttaaaaaaattcataattcctaaattaacaaaaattattaataaatatttttttaataataaataataagacaTACAGATACAGTTATATTTATCATAAGCATATTGTGAAaccttttgaaaattttaaaaatagtaaaatcgaacaattaattttttaaagttcCGTGTAGTAATAGAATTTATtggtaaatatattatgtttcaAAAAACAAACAACTTTGCACTTACTCGAAatgctttgtttattttctttaaatttctttgaagttttttaaatgttttgtctCAGCAGTTAGGAGCGTAAATGAATGATttgtagtaaaataaacattttacataaaatttagtTGATCAGGAGCTTTGTCAATATAGTCTATTATGTTTAGTAATACAGAACAGTTTGTCAGCTTACTTTGtagttaaaagaaaataatataattattaaatttaaaaaaaaacgaagggCGTCTATGGTAGTTTTGCAGGCGGGCATCTTATAACCTAAAACCGGGACTGCATCTTCGTCTATCTTCAGTACATTTATCTACCATAGGAAAATCTAACTTTCATAATAGAGGAAATATATCGTTCTTCGTATAAGCACAGTATAGATAACAACtgttgtctatactgtggtaTAAGGTTAAACACAGACAGGGCGGTTTGCGCCGCGTCTGCGCCTGGTCGGCTGCCGCGCGGCTTAAAACACATTAGGCGGTTTAACAGTGGCAGTAGTTTTGCCATTGTATTCGGTGTTGTCAAATTTAGTCGAGTTTTGGACGTAAAATGGTATAATGATGTCTCTAGAATCATCTAGTGAAAGTGACGACGATTTGTTTTTCCTAATAAGTGCAAGTTTACTTCATATTagatcaaagaagaagaagaaacgcagGTATTGGATACATCCCATAGTAAATGAACGAAAAAATAAAGGAATGTTTTACACGTTAGTTAAAGAAATTAAAGATGACccagaaaattttttaattttatccgaATGTCTAAGCAATCTTTTCAAGAGCTATTCGAAATTATTAAAGAGTCATGTTCAAGAAATAACACCCATATGAAAGAAAGCATATCAccagaagaaaaactaataataacACTAAGGTAAGTTAACTACGTAGTTCTCACATACTTTTTAAGTATCTTAAAAATACATTTGTAATTTTAACTCACTGACTGCGCAtgttttgtgatttttattatatatgcattatttatgtgttttgtttatttagtttctcccgttttttgtatttttttaaatgttcttcccgtttgttgtattttttaaatGCTTAAATGTTTCTCccgtttgttgtatttttttaaataaaaaaaaatataggaaaaatacattttataaaataaatttttaattttaattaatttatcgaTATCTATAGCTtccataatatatacaaaatttggtaAACACTCACAAAAGCAACCAAATAAAACCGCTGCAAAACAGTCACACGTCTGTGTTGAAGCCATCGAGAAAAAAGACAAGTTGAAGCATAGGCCGCGCGGCGAGCTGACGAACGACGGCTCGTCTGTGTTGCACAAcataaaggtgggtacacatatgcgagccaaacggtatacgtaccgtacgcgtacatatccttgaaaaatattctacatcgtactgatcgcatacttatctcgatccatggaaagcgacaaactaacaacgaacacacatgtgcgaaatgattcattttatttataatttgggtactgatttatgtttctgtttttgcttgtttaacaaaaataaaaatatgtacaataatcagtttactgtttactcacgtctctctaggaaggaacacgtcattcacacaatgtcgatttgatgagacaataaaaatgttcgctgcgtctagtaagcgccgtccaaactgaaagacgagcttcctttgaagtcgtggaataaaccgcaacaatttggttcgcgacgagtcacgatgaaacagtacgcaagcggttttttctgccgtacacattaacgaatatagcgttcgcataccgtatgcataccgtttggctcgtatatgtgtaccgaccttaaGTGCCATAGACGAGAGACCGCTTTCAACACCGACGCGGCGCAAACCGCCCTGTCTGTGTTTAACCTAATATCTTATACACTGTCCAAACGATGAGACTTGAAATCATTATGTTACATATTGGCGGCTTTGTAACAGCAGTGTATTTGCATAAAACTCTTGCTATTAaagtataatacatatatttaactATTTGTTTTGCTTCTGATGATCAATgcacaaaatataatttaaaaaaataccaaaataatgTTTTGGTGTTTTAGATTTCAGTATATATTAAAGATCTTCAAAAAATATCTAGATGCCAAACTAAAAATGATTGTAATTTCGTTTTAGTTGCCAACTACCTAGTATTCTATTTAGTATCTATATAAGCAACAGTAgggaataaattattaaaataatcacATAATGAGATCTACAAGTTCTTTTCATATAATAAGTAGTAGAATATATTATATTCTACCACTTAAGTCGCAACACTTATAATAagttgaaattttaaatttttcatacTTTTGTGAAACTGACCGTTATTGTAAGCTCTGTGTGTTTTTGAATTTGTTTGAAGGCGCCCCTACAAATCAATACTTGGTCCCGCGACATAGACAACTCGTTCAAAAACATAGCATGCCTGAATTATCAAATTCGAAATTAACGTTTAACAGTGAGTACAAAAATTATTCTCTGTACGGTTTTTTATTTAAAGGTGCTAAAAATAATGCAAAAACATATATCTTTCTAGAGCTAAATTATTATGTTCTAATTAATTGGAAACATTCAAGTGCTGGCTGCctttaaattaacaaattaatgATTTAAAACCATTAGTATAACATTTATATAAATGAATTGATGTTGAATCCTAATGAATCGGTAACGAGAGCCTTACGCAAGAGTGAGCAAATTATGTCCACGACTGACCGTGTGCCTGCAAAAACCTACAAAGTTGTGCAAAAAATATTGTATGTGTATATTGAATTGGCATAGTATCTGGATAAATCCATGATTAACAAAGGGGTTTTTATTACATTCTTAATCAGTTGAAATAACCCAAACGGATTTTTAGGCCTGTAAGATTTTAACTGttcaattttaaactaaaataagtttctctaaaaaatgtttgtCGGGTTTTGCAGGTACAGCTACGTTATGTTATATGTTGTAtactatattttttaaacaaagtatTGAAAAAAACCTGATATTTCGTCTGTGATTACAACAGACATCGATGCGGCAACATCGTAGTTGTCTTCGGGACGAAGGCTGGTCGTTAACGTATTATTACCAAACATCGACCATAAAAGCCtacacttaataaaaaaaaacaaattttagacTAGTTACCTTCGAAGTGTAACGTCCTTATGGGATGCAGTATTGCATTATGTACTTCTTACTAATGCGTGGATTATTCAACAAATACTTAGAAAAAGGTATTAAACAAACAATACATAGACGTACTAATGAAATATTTGTGGCCTCAACTAAAGGTGTTCCAAAATTTACGCGACATAAAATGAATAGAAAACACTGTTTTTTCTTTAgattgtgattttttttattgaatcatAAAGTGCATAGGATAGGGTTATATATGGAAGCGCACATCAGGCAAATAGCCTCCACAGCTTTACTGGCACAGCCGCACTCTTTTGTCGAAATTTTACATGATCATTTTGCATAAATGTGGCTAAATTTCGTTGATGTAGCGTTGAATTTCCTTCTTAAATGCACGGGTAGTTGTAGGCTTATTGGCGTAGACCTTTAGACTTCCAATAACCCTATAAAAATAAATCCAATGGTCTTAAATCACACGAGCTGGGGGCCAATTCTGATCATCGAAACGAGACAGGACACGATCTGGAAATGTCTTATGCAGGATGAATGATCAGGAAATTGTTTTACGGGCTGTATGGCATGTAGTACCATCCTATTGAAACCACATCAATATCATCAAAATTAGACAGAGAGAACTCTGTTATTATGTACCTATATCGAGCACCAGTAACAGTCACTGCTTGACCAGATTCATTTTTAAAGGAGTATGGTCCAATGATTCCTCCAGCCCAAAATCAGCACCAAACAGTGACTCGtggatatattttctttttagacaGTCAGATGTGGGTTCTTAGAATTCCAAATGTGGCAATTTTGACGATTAACAAAGCCATCAAGGTGAAAATGTGCTTCATCGCTTAGGATGATTTTACTCAAAAAATCAGCACCCACTTGTTGATGTTCAATAATCCATTCAATGCTCTCTCTTCGCTGTGAATGGTTATTAAGCTTTAATTCTTATGTCAATTGAACTTTGCAAGTATGGATATGCAGATCTTTTGTCACTATACGCTCTAAAGAGCTTCTCGAAATATGCACTTCTTGTCCACGACTCCGAATTGATGTTCCTGGACTTTCACCAAAACTCTTACGCACTGCTTCGATATTGACATTGAAGCAGCTTGTTTTTAGACAACCAGTGTGTTTAGCAGCACCAATTGATACAGtttctaagaatttttcaatTACTTCCTTTTCAAAAACTAATAGAACAGCTACTGCAATTTAAAAATCGCCGAATAGAGAGT containing:
- the LOC140437099 gene encoding EEF1A lysine methyltransferase 1, whose amino-acid sequence is MSEKGDSDEDLPQLSAETFAALQEFYREEEEREHNINLLIDQKDVTLKEDWQLSQFWYNQDTIDSLVKLTLKSVGDNAKIALISCPSLYKTMKKVGKGCEITLYEYDKRFSAYGADYLFYDYKSPLSIPRDKSDYYDIVLADPPFLSDECLTKTALTIRFLTKSKIVLCTGAVMEDLLKRLLDLRKTSFEPKHENNLANEFCCFTNFDLDSLL